The nucleotide sequence GTATTCTAAGAACAATTGCATCCAACGGATTCATGACACATTCTCTTGCTTGCATTAGAATATCATCGGTGATCATATTGTGGAGTTAGTCATTTGCATTTCTAAATGCTGGTAGTTGGCAAATCGTAAGTTGTCAGTAAATTGTCCATCTTGTCTGGTCTCTTTAATGTAAGTATCgtgtcttcattttctttttcttaattgTGTAGATCGAACCAGAATCACAAACCCGACTTCTGGATGCCACTATGAATTTGGATGGGGTTTTGTTGGCGGGGGTTCCTGGAGCAGGTGGTTTCGATGCAGTTTTTGCTATAATTCTTGGAGACGCCAGCGATTCAGTAGGCAAAACTTGGAGCTCACATGGTGTTTTGCCCCTTTTGGTGAAAGAAGATCCACGTGGTGTGTCATTGGAAAGTGGTGACCCAAGAGTTAAACAAGTGTCAACTGCAGTTTCTGGATTGAGGCTTGGATGATCGAGTTGCCCTTATTATTGTTGAGGCATATCAATATTCCGAACAACATCTAAACATTGTTGTATTATTATTGTTATACCATATATcagaaccagagagagagagagagagagagagagagagagagaaaagtaaaAGTATTCTGTCCGTGGAGGCCAGATTTTCTATGTTTGAGAAAAGTTTGTTTAGTATTTTTCCACCATCAGGGTAATATGGAGCAGTGGGTTTTTTACTGAAATCCCTAATTGACACCTTCATGTTGCAGCAGCAGCATACAGCAAGCAGCACGACTCATGAGGTAGAGAAAAAAGATTGCCAAAACAAAATAGCAAGGGTAATTTGTTTTGTCGTCATGTATAATTAATTATCTATCTCGAGAGAGAGACATTATTGGTTAAGAATAagagtcttttattttttttgacagGAGAAAGGAGTGGACGTCGACCGCTGCTCTGCTCCTCTGCTCTGCTGCCTCCCGTGTTTCCTTCACCAGTGATCTCCACACGTGCATGCCCCTTGCCTGAAGCAGTGGAATCGGTTTCGATCCCTGACCATGATCTCCCGCTCGAAGATTGTCGATACGAGTGCGGTGTAGGTATGGCATTCCTTCCCCATTCTCAGGTTGGTTATTATGCGGATCGGACTTCCCTGGCTCGTATTCAGCAGAGCGAAGGCGATGGCAAGCTTATGACTCTCTGCACCACCAACCATCCGCCTCTTCTCTTCCGGTGTGTAACCCTCCAACCGCAGCTGCCACTCCATCTGATACGCCATCTCGTACACTTGACGCCTCTGCGGATGCCTCTTATCGTTTGAAACAAAGGTGTGCATCTTGCCCTTCACTTCTACCCTGCTGTATCCTGGGGCCTGCACCAGCCCTCGGTCCACCATTTCTCTTCTTGTCATCGCTGCGTCGCTCCATCTTTTAGCTTCGGCATACATGTTCGACAGATTTATGTAGTCTCCGCTGTTACGAGCATTCAACTCCTCGAGATTCCTACTGGCGCGCTCAGCCACCTCCAGCTCTCCGTGCGTCTTGCAGGCACTCAGCAGGCACCGCCAGGCCGCTTCCGTCTGCGCCGCCGGCATGCTCTCCATCAGCTCATATGCCTCTCTCAGCTTCCCGGCGCGGGCCATGAGGTCTATCACGCACCCGTAATGCTGAGGGCTGGGCGGGATGCGATGCTCGACCCTCATGCGATCGAAGCAGCGGAGCCCCTCATCGAGCAGCCCCGCATGACTGCAAGCGCTCAGAACTCCGACATAGATGGCCTCGTCTGGTTCGTGGCCTCCGTGGAGCATGTCTGAGAAAACCTGCAGCGCTCTTTCGCCTTCCCCGTGCATCGCCAACCCTGAAATCACGACGCTGTACGTCCACGTGTTCTTCTCGGACATCGTCTCGAAGATGGCAATTCCTTTCTCGAGGCATCCGCAGCTGATGTACATATCGATCAACGAAGTCTGCACGACGACATTAAGTCCGGTAAACCTCCTGAGCAAGGAACAGTGGATGCTTCTCCCCGTACCATACGCGCCCAAATTCTTGGACGAGGAGAGGGCACTGACCATGGAGCTCTCGTCAGCCCGCAGGCCTTGTCTCGTCATCATCGCGAAGATCTCCAGGCATTTGCCCCACAACCCCATTCTGGTGTGAGCCGCCGTCAGGGCGCTCCAGGAGACGACGGTCCTGCAGGAGCCCATTTGCTCGAACGCCCTGCAAGATCGTTCGACCTCGCCGCACTTGCCATACATGTTGATCAGACTGTTCTGGACGAAAACGTCGCACTGGAATCCATGCTTTGCTGCATGCCCGTGGATCTGCAATCCTTGTGCAAGAGCTGACAGCTGAGAACATGCCTTGAGCACCAACGGAAACGTGAAATTGTCCGGCTCCACGTCCCTCCGCAGCATTTCCGGGTAAAAGAGGAGTGCTCCCTGTGGATCACCGTGGACAAGCGAGCCTCTGATCATGGTGTTGAAATCGAACGTTCCGGGGTCGTCGAGCCCCAGGAAGATTGAGCGGGCGTAGTCCATGCTGCCCCATTCGGACAAGCTGCAGGCCAGAAGAAGATCCCCGGCGTGGCGGGGAACGCGATCCAGTCCGAGCTTAATGAACCGAGCATGGAGCTTTTTGAAATCTTCCATGGTTTTGACCTGGTGCGGTGGGGGGAGGCACGACAACGGCTCCCTCGGCCGATGTTCCGAAACATGGGACGCGGGGTTCCGTGATGGTGGTGGCGGGATGAACGGTTGGGTCTGATGAAGGGCTAAACCTCCTACCATTTTTAATCGTGAAATTGATGGATAGAGCGATTAACACAACGCGAGACCGCTACTCCTCTATCTATCGTCGCAGAGCAGTTGCCCGAGTTTTGTGCAATGAAGGAGCCGCAGACATAACTGGTCATTCATCAACTTGGAAGAAGCTCTTCTAATTGATGGGCAAGTAAACAAGGCACACGATGGAGAACTTTGAAGCGGGAGAAGAAGCCACGCCAAGGGAGTGGGCCGTCATCTTCCCCGCGAGGGTGGAGGCTCGGCCATCCCCCGGCATTGACCATAAGGCAAAGAGCGGCGGGGAGTTGGCTCCTATTTTCTGAGGCTCTCGACGCTTCGAGTCGTTCGAAGAGGGGGAACTCCTCCAGGTGGTGAAAATGAAACCGGATAAGGTTGGGGACGGGAGACAGATTAAGGCCCCACCCATCCATGCATCGCCGGCCATCTCATTGGAGGATTGAGATCTTCAAGCTGATGTTTGTCGGATCCCCAGACCGATGATTGGGGTGCATAACCATCGTCCACCATCCAGTCGCCTTCCACAGTATCTCACCATTTTAGTCCCCTAATTCCATGCCCACGCATGCTACGTGCTAATATAATCCTACTAAATATTAtcacgattatatatatatatatatatatatatatatatatatatatatatgtatctgctTTACATTTCTTCTATTAAAACAGAATCAAACTATTTTTTTTCCTCGATTATCATATCTGTTCACCGCCGGTCGCAATAAGATAACGAAGATTTGTTACTTCTGTCACAGTTGAGGCACCCGGTGGAATTCGGAAAGTTCACCGAGGCATATCCAGATCGTCTTCCAAGTTGGTGTTCGGGTGTCGGGTCGAGTCTCGCAGACCGGACGTCGAAGATCTGAATGCCCCCCGGTATCGTTACCGCTTCCCACTGCTGGCATGAACTaccgtcaataataataataataataataataataataataataataataatacgctGCAAAATCTTCCAACTTGCGTTAGCTTATTCTGACTTGCCGTGATCGGACCCTACTGCCGATGCGTCCGCAACATAATTAAGACCGACGTCGGAAGCAGTCGGGCATCATTAGAGATCGTTCGACGCCGGCCTTATGAAGTCCGATATCTCTCCTGGCATCGTCATTTGGCGCTCCTCGGTCAGCAGGTGCGAGAAATCCCATTGCTTTGCGTCGTCGATGTATCCGTTCGACgaaatgacataaaaaaaaaaagacatgtaCATGTCTGctgctttctcctcttcttctgttTTCTGAGTCGGACGCATTTCTTATCTCCGCGGTCGCAGACGTGTTAACCGTACGTGGTTGCTTGCAGAATACCAGAGAGCAGCAGCTTTGTAGGCGCATTTGGTCGAGCACCATCTCGCCGCCTCGTGACTTGACGGTCTTTCTTTCATCTCCTAACGGATCGTTCTGACAAATCGATGGAAGCAAAAGCTGGAACACGGACTGGGCAAAACGATGGAAGCAAGTCATCCTCTTGTAGAATGACAGGTAAAAATAGAAGCAGAAACTTCTTTGGCGCATTTGCTCGAGCACCTGGTGGTTTGATAGTTCGAAGCTCCGCCAAGTGGATCGTGCTTTACTTTAGTTCAGCGAACGCCAATGTTGGCGAAGCTGCGGAAGGAGAGAAGGCAGAAGCAGAAGAGGACGAGAGTTGTGCGGACGGGCCAAGCGAGATGTGGAGTCGGTGAAGCCGTTAATACTAGATCTGTTCACCGTCGGTCACCATTTTGTGATTTTGGCACCATTTAATTATTTTTGGAGGTCGTCGATGGCCCCCAGTCGCATGCGGTAAGTTCACCGAGGCGTATCCAGATATTCTACTGCGAAATGGATCCAGCCCATGCGGTCTACGGCCCGGATTGGCGTAGTGGACGGGTTAATTTGTTTCGGGCCGGATGTCACAGCCCGGACGCAGATCTGAAGACCTCTGGGTCTCCTTACCTTCGCCTGCCGGAGGTAGGAACTACATCCCAAAAAAATTAAAACGTTGAAAAATTATGCAACTTGCGGTATCTTATTCTGAACTGCGCGGTGATCAGACCCAATTCTGATTGATGTGTTCCTAATATAACTACCACCGTTTACTGGAGGTATGAACTATCTTGGAAATAATTAAAACAGTTACAAAATCATCCAACTTGCAACATAATTCGTAGTAGTagcatagatagatagatagataacaAAAGCTGGTCAAACGGAAGTAGTAGTAGCATTGCAACATAATTCGTGTCCCAGTCATGCTtcagggaagaaaaaaaaaaaagaaagaaagaaagaaaaaaggaaattaAGATTTCACAGGTAGCCAGGGCTGGTATCGGGTCCAATCCCTCTGTCCAGGGTTAAGAGCGTGGCCTTTGGAATGGTAGATATACTCATCGCCTTCTCCTGAAAAGTTCTCTCTATGTTCCACCCCGTACCTTTTGGGTTTCAGCATCAGAAGCTGAGGAAAAAGAAATACTTAATGCCCCAGCAATAACCGGAAGAGTTAAGCATCAACATCAGTTACGGGTTAGCATACACAGAATTTTGCATGCTCCTATTTGCAGTATCAGACGGTAAGAAATCTAGTTTACGATCTAATATCTTATTGTTTAAACACATACACTATGATGTTAATCGAGCTCATGAATATGAAAAGATCTGACTGTAgcagtgatgatgatgacaacaacaacaacaacaacaggctAGGAATGGCTGCATGGATCATTTGCCACCACTTTCTATTCATGGTGATCTCACTAGTTGAACTAAAAGCAAATCAAATCTTTGGTTCCCATTCCTAACAAAGCCTTCCCATCCCTCTTCTCATAAGTGATTCATCTTGCTACCCTTTAGATCTCCTTTGGATATGTCCAACGTTCTTAGATGCTGTTCTCTTGATTAATCCTCCAAAATTATTTCCACTTGTTCTCAAACATGAATGGTTCTTCTCCTATCTTTTTCAGTAGTTACAATTAAGTCTTACTAAAATCTGACAGGGATGCAGATAATCAGCTGGGCAAGACTACACAAGTGACATTAAGACATGAACTTACTTCGTCGCCTGTATGGTCAGTTATGTAGTGCAGCCAACCATGCCATTCGGGCGGCACTTGCGACGCATTATAGCGGTCTTTCTCAGCATATTCAACCCATCTGTGTCGCCCTGCAGATTAGTCGGtaacaaatttatttaaataacttTAGTGCTTGCACATATGAAATAATAAGATATAGATTAGTAGTTCCAATACAATGTGAATCATCTAATGAGTGACAAAAAAACAGACGAGAATCTGTCTGAAAATAATGAGAACAAGTCATTTACAAAACTCCGCTGCCCCTAGACAACAAAGCCAAACTCTCTCTTTAGTCCTTTTAACATgaaaaagaatataaaaataatctaagCATGTTGTGTCAAACCAAAACTAGTGGAAGATAATCTAATTCTATCATGCATGCCAAATTTAATCAAAACTCAGACTGCCTTAACGTAATTGATTTAAATCAATTCAGAAAAACTTACAAAGCCTTTGTTCTCTGATTGACGGATAGATATAACCAATTTTAGGATATTAAGTTGTCACAACATGCTTTTTTTTTCAAAACATGGTTGGTCTGGCACCCAGCTGTTTTCTGAAATTCTTGCATTCTTATTACATAGTTGTTTGCCCCCAGTTGAAATCAACTGACAGCTTATACAAATTCATTTAAAGAGCAAATTCTTTTAGACACAATTAATGCATGTATACCAATTCATTTCATGCATTAACTTATGAATACCAACCCACACTAAAAATTTTGTGTGCATTAAAAGCTTTTGATACCATGAATAAGAAAGCATCAAGATTGTAATGAATTATCTCCAATTAGGTGGAAAAAGGAACAAACATCACTCAATAAGTGTACAAGAATAACAAATAATAAATAGCAATAAGTGTTCAAGAATAACAATGATATTTTTCAAATGAACCGATTCAATTCAATTGGACCGAATCGGAATCTTGGTCTAATTGAGCGACATGACAATATTTGTGAAATTAGACATTTGAGATGGTTCGATTATACGGTTTGAACGGGTTAAGGGCTTAGGGCAGCAAACTCAATTGGAAAGATATCTCTTAAATTAAAATAGATTCGGTTCAGTTCGAATCAGTTAATCAAACCCCCGAACTAGAACTGTTTATAGTCTTCAAACCAAACCATTGGTGAACCTATTTGGTTCAAGTTCAGTTTCAATTTGGTTCAATTTTGTAGTTCAATTAGAACGCCCCTAGTTGAAATCAATTCGTATCTTATACCAATTCATTTAAAgagaaaaaattaaaaagtaacttCTTTTACCTAGTAGATAAAAACATCTAGATGCATTTATAGTGGCAAatgctaataaaatatttttttattatgaaagCCATGCAGTACCTTTACCGAATAACTTGTGAATACCATTCCACATTAAAAAATTTGTTCATATAAAAACTTTTGAATTCTATGAATAAGGAAGCATCAAGATTGTAATGAATTATCTCTAGTTAGGTGACAAAAGGAACAAATAGCTCTTGCAGCATCAACTCCTTCCCCGTGGATGACACAACTCATAAATCAAATTGTTCAATACTAGAAAGTATTTCAAATATGGAAATAACATCACTATTCTCTGGCCATGACTTGGCAAGTAAAACATAAACCAAGTTGGGAAGGAACCTTGTGTTGTCAATATCCATATTCAATTGATGTCTCACCAATTTTTTTATCATTGGCAAGCATCAAAGCTGAGGGTGACAAGTGAATGAAGTTAGTAACTTCGCTAACAATGTCCCTTTGATCCAAAAAAATAAGTTGAGTTAGCATATATAAAGCAAAGCTTCCTCATCTAAGGTTGACATGTTACTCAATTGCAATTGTCAAAGATTTATCTTCTTCAAGTCACCA is from Musa acuminata AAA Group cultivar baxijiao chromosome BXJ3-8, Cavendish_Baxijiao_AAA, whole genome shotgun sequence and encodes:
- the LOC135644679 gene encoding pentatricopeptide repeat-containing protein At1g31920-like isoform X2 translates to MVGGLALHQTQPFIPPPPSRNPASHVSEHRPREPLSCLPPPHQVKTMEDFKKLHARFIKLGLDRVPRHAGDLLLACSLSEWGSMDYARSIFLGLDDPGTFDFNTMIRGSLVHGDPQGALLFYPEMLRRDVEPDNFTFPLVLKACSQLSALAQGLQIHGHAAKHGFQCDVFVQNSLINMYGKCGEVERSCRAFEQMGSCRTVVSWSALTAAHTRMGLWGKCLEIFAMMTRQGLRADESSMTSLIDMYISCGCLEKGIAIFETMSEKNTWTYSVVISGLAMHGEGERALQVFSDMLHGGHEPDEAIYVGVLSACSHAGLLDEGLRCFDRMRVEHRIPPSPQHYGCVIDLMARAGKLREAYELMESMPAAQTEAAWRCLLSACKTHGELEVAERASRNLEELNARNSGDYINLSNMYAEAKRWSDAAMTRREMVDRGLVQAPGYSRVEVKGKMHTFVSNDKRHPQRRQVYEMAYQMEWQLRLEGYTPEEKRRMVGGAESHKLAIAFALLNTSQGSPIRIITNLRMGKECHTYTALVSTIFEREIMVRDRNRFHCFRQGACTCGDHW
- the LOC135644679 gene encoding pentatricopeptide repeat-containing protein At1g31920-like isoform X1 — its product is MVGGLALHQTQPFIPPPPSRNPASHVSEHRPREPLSCLPPPHQVKTMEDFKKLHARFIKLGLDRVPRHAGDLLLACSLSEWGSMDYARSIFLGLDDPGTFDFNTMIRGSLVHGDPQGALLFYPEMLRRDVEPDNFTFPLVLKACSQLSALAQGLQIHGHAAKHGFQCDVFVQNSLINMYGKCGEVERSCRAFEQMGSCRTVVSWSALTAAHTRMGLWGKCLEIFAMMTRQGLRADESSMVSALSSSKNLGAYGTGRSIHCSLLRRFTGLNVVVQTSLIDMYISCGCLEKGIAIFETMSEKNTWTYSVVISGLAMHGEGERALQVFSDMLHGGHEPDEAIYVGVLSACSHAGLLDEGLRCFDRMRVEHRIPPSPQHYGCVIDLMARAGKLREAYELMESMPAAQTEAAWRCLLSACKTHGELEVAERASRNLEELNARNSGDYINLSNMYAEAKRWSDAAMTRREMVDRGLVQAPGYSRVEVKGKMHTFVSNDKRHPQRRQVYEMAYQMEWQLRLEGYTPEEKRRMVGGAESHKLAIAFALLNTSQGSPIRIITNLRMGKECHTYTALVSTIFEREIMVRDRNRFHCFRQGACTCGDHW
- the LOC103994571 gene encoding probable NADH dehydrogenase [ubiquinone] 1 alpha subcomplex subunit 12 isoform X1, with protein sequence MASVVRGVLRTIKEKGIGGFFKHLRDEGYTNCLLDGNLLQTKIHNIGATVVGVDKFGNKYYEKLDVQYGRHRWVEYAEKDRYNASQVPPEWHGWLHYITDHTGDELLMLKPKRYGVEHRENFSGEGDEYIYHSKGHALNPGQRDWTRYQPWLPVKS
- the LOC103994571 gene encoding probable NADH dehydrogenase [ubiquinone] 1 alpha subcomplex subunit 12 isoform X2, with amino-acid sequence MYYMLQSRQTKIHNIGATVVGVDKFGNKYYEKLDVQYGRHRWVEYAEKDRYNASQVPPEWHGWLHYITDHTGDELLMLKPKRYGVEHRENFSGEGDEYIYHSKGHALNPGQRDWTRYQPWLPVKS